A genomic segment from Gopherus evgoodei ecotype Sinaloan lineage chromosome 6, rGopEvg1_v1.p, whole genome shotgun sequence encodes:
- the LOC115653440 gene encoding uncharacterized protein LOC115653440 isoform X1 yields MISFLAGCSQSAVWQEVSAYQLFPLPLPKLPDCRQGRVKQGCPLSPIVFNLAMEPLLRAIADGADGFDLHGERVSILAYADDLVLLTDGPERLQGMLNIIGRVADWTGLCFNAKKCASLHADRSRTDSVLTTEFLIQGESVIPLVEGQAYQHLGTPTGFRVQQTPEDTIQEILQDTAKIDASLLAPWQKINALNTFLIPRIAFVLRGSAVAKVPLNKADNAIRQLVKKWMSLPQRASNEFVYIAHRHGGANVPRMGDLCDIAVVTHAFRLLTCPDAMVKNVAMTALRAATAKRIGRAPSDQDVATFLSGSLDGEFAWDRSDMASLWTRARNATRRLGKRLGCRWVWSEERRELGVLVPRIETEGNTIVSPRARGLLEKSLKAAVHTLYVDTLKKKTDQGKAFEVTSKWDSSNHFLPAGSFTRFADWRFIHRARLNCVPLNGAIRNRNPDKRCRKCGYAMETLPHVLCSCRPHARAWQLCHNAVQDRLVKAIVPHLGEIAVNRTIPDTDSPLRPDIVIMDEDRKKIILIDVTIPFENRILALREARARKLEKYAPLADALRTKGCEVYTDSLIVGALGAWDPCNERVLRTCGLGCRYARLMRRLMVSDTIRWSRDIYTEHITSHRQYRV; encoded by the coding sequence cagggtgaagcagggctgccccctcagccccatcGTCTTCAACCTCGCCATGGAGCCGCTCCTGCGGGCGATCGCCGATGGTGCAGATGGCTTCGACCTGCACGGCGAGAGGGTGAGCATCTTGGCCTACGCGGATGACCTGGTCCTACTCACAGACGGCCCCGAAAGGCTCCAGGGCATGCTCAACATCATCGGGAGAGTCGCGGACTGGACGGGACTCTGCTTTAACGCCAAGAAGTGTGCGTCCCTCCATGCTGACAGGAGTAGGACAGACTCGGTGCTGACGACGGAATTCCTCATCCAAGGCGAGTCTGTCATCCCCCTGGTGGAGGGGCAGGCGTATCAACACCTCGGCACGCCAACGGGTTTCCGCGTCCAGCAGACCCCCGAGGACACTATCCAGGAGATCCTGCAGGACACCGCCAAGATCGACGCATCCCTGCTGGCGCCGTGGCAGAAAATCAACGCTCTCAACACTTTCCTCATCCCCCGCATCGCCTTTGTCCTGAGAGGATCCGCCGTGGCAAAAGTACCCCTCAACAAAGCGGACAACGCCATCCGGCAGCTGGTTAAGAAGTGGATGTCCCTAccccagagagccagcaacgAGTTCGTCTACATCGCTCACAGGCATGGTGGCGCCAATGTCCCTCGCATGGGAGACCTCTGCGACATCGCGGTCGTCACGCACGCCTTCCGCCTCCTGACTTGCCCGGATGCCATGGTAAAGAACGTGGCAATGACCGCCCTGCGCGCCGCCACCGCGAAGCGAATAGGCAGAGCTCCTTCCGACCAAGATGTGGCCACCTTCCTGAGCGGCTCCCTGGACGGCGAATTCGCCTGGGACAGGAGCGACATGGCCTCGCTGTGGACCCGCGCCCGCAACGCCACGCGCCGATTGGGAAAGCGACTGGGCTGCCGCTGGGTGTGGAGCGAGGAACGgcgggagctgggagtcctggtacCACGGATCGAGACAGAGGGTAACACCATCGTCAGCCCCAGAGCTAGAGGCTTGCTGGAGAAGTCCTTGAAGGCTGCCGTCCACACGCTCTATGTGGACACCCTGAAGAAAAAAAcggaccagggcaaggccttcgaggtcaccagcaagtgggactccagcaaccacttcctccctgcGGGCAGCTTCACCCGATTTGCCGACTGGCGCTTCATACACCGCGCCCGACTGAACTGCGTGCCACTCAATGGAGCCATCCGCAACAGGAACCcggacaagcgctgcaggaagtgtgggtaTGCCATGGAGACCCTCCCCCACGTCCTGTGTAGCTGCaggccccatgccagagcctggcagctgtgccacaacGCCGTCCAGGACCGCCTAGTGAAGGCCATCGTCCCTCACCTGGGAGAGATCGCTGTCAACCGCACCATCCCCGACACTGACAGCCCACTGCGCCCGGACATCGTCATCATGGACGAGGAccggaaaaagatcatcctcatcGATGTGACGATCCCGTTCGAGAACAGGATCTTGGCTTTGCGTGAAGCCCGAGCCCGCAAACTTGAGAAATACGCTCCCTTGGCAGACGCCCTGCGGACAAAAGGCTGCGAGGTCTACACCGACTCTCTGATCGTTggggccctgggtgcctgggacccctgtaatgaacgcGTACTTCGCACCTGTGGGTTGGGCTGTCGCTACGCGCGGCTCATGAGACGCCTAATGGTCTCAGACACTATTCGATGGTCtagagacatttacacagagcacatcaccagCCACCGCCAATACCGAGTGTGA
- the LOC115653440 gene encoding uncharacterized protein LOC115653440 isoform X2 produces the protein MKVDFMESSVLPFLGGFNLSRVKQGCPLSPIVFNLAMEPLLRAIADGADGFDLHGERVSILAYADDLVLLTDGPERLQGMLNIIGRVADWTGLCFNAKKCASLHADRSRTDSVLTTEFLIQGESVIPLVEGQAYQHLGTPTGFRVQQTPEDTIQEILQDTAKIDASLLAPWQKINALNTFLIPRIAFVLRGSAVAKVPLNKADNAIRQLVKKWMSLPQRASNEFVYIAHRHGGANVPRMGDLCDIAVVTHAFRLLTCPDAMVKNVAMTALRAATAKRIGRAPSDQDVATFLSGSLDGEFAWDRSDMASLWTRARNATRRLGKRLGCRWVWSEERRELGVLVPRIETEGNTIVSPRARGLLEKSLKAAVHTLYVDTLKKKTDQGKAFEVTSKWDSSNHFLPAGSFTRFADWRFIHRARLNCVPLNGAIRNRNPDKRCRKCGYAMETLPHVLCSCRPHARAWQLCHNAVQDRLVKAIVPHLGEIAVNRTIPDTDSPLRPDIVIMDEDRKKIILIDVTIPFENRILALREARARKLEKYAPLADALRTKGCEVYTDSLIVGALGAWDPCNERVLRTCGLGCRYARLMRRLMVSDTIRWSRDIYTEHITSHRQYRV, from the exons ATGAAGGTGGACTTCATGGAATCTTCTGTTCTCCCTTTCCTTGGGGGGTTTAATTTGAG cagggtgaagcagggctgccccctcagccccatcGTCTTCAACCTCGCCATGGAGCCGCTCCTGCGGGCGATCGCCGATGGTGCAGATGGCTTCGACCTGCACGGCGAGAGGGTGAGCATCTTGGCCTACGCGGATGACCTGGTCCTACTCACAGACGGCCCCGAAAGGCTCCAGGGCATGCTCAACATCATCGGGAGAGTCGCGGACTGGACGGGACTCTGCTTTAACGCCAAGAAGTGTGCGTCCCTCCATGCTGACAGGAGTAGGACAGACTCGGTGCTGACGACGGAATTCCTCATCCAAGGCGAGTCTGTCATCCCCCTGGTGGAGGGGCAGGCGTATCAACACCTCGGCACGCCAACGGGTTTCCGCGTCCAGCAGACCCCCGAGGACACTATCCAGGAGATCCTGCAGGACACCGCCAAGATCGACGCATCCCTGCTGGCGCCGTGGCAGAAAATCAACGCTCTCAACACTTTCCTCATCCCCCGCATCGCCTTTGTCCTGAGAGGATCCGCCGTGGCAAAAGTACCCCTCAACAAAGCGGACAACGCCATCCGGCAGCTGGTTAAGAAGTGGATGTCCCTAccccagagagccagcaacgAGTTCGTCTACATCGCTCACAGGCATGGTGGCGCCAATGTCCCTCGCATGGGAGACCTCTGCGACATCGCGGTCGTCACGCACGCCTTCCGCCTCCTGACTTGCCCGGATGCCATGGTAAAGAACGTGGCAATGACCGCCCTGCGCGCCGCCACCGCGAAGCGAATAGGCAGAGCTCCTTCCGACCAAGATGTGGCCACCTTCCTGAGCGGCTCCCTGGACGGCGAATTCGCCTGGGACAGGAGCGACATGGCCTCGCTGTGGACCCGCGCCCGCAACGCCACGCGCCGATTGGGAAAGCGACTGGGCTGCCGCTGGGTGTGGAGCGAGGAACGgcgggagctgggagtcctggtacCACGGATCGAGACAGAGGGTAACACCATCGTCAGCCCCAGAGCTAGAGGCTTGCTGGAGAAGTCCTTGAAGGCTGCCGTCCACACGCTCTATGTGGACACCCTGAAGAAAAAAAcggaccagggcaaggccttcgaggtcaccagcaagtgggactccagcaaccacttcctccctgcGGGCAGCTTCACCCGATTTGCCGACTGGCGCTTCATACACCGCGCCCGACTGAACTGCGTGCCACTCAATGGAGCCATCCGCAACAGGAACCcggacaagcgctgcaggaagtgtgggtaTGCCATGGAGACCCTCCCCCACGTCCTGTGTAGCTGCaggccccatgccagagcctggcagctgtgccacaacGCCGTCCAGGACCGCCTAGTGAAGGCCATCGTCCCTCACCTGGGAGAGATCGCTGTCAACCGCACCATCCCCGACACTGACAGCCCACTGCGCCCGGACATCGTCATCATGGACGAGGAccggaaaaagatcatcctcatcGATGTGACGATCCCGTTCGAGAACAGGATCTTGGCTTTGCGTGAAGCCCGAGCCCGCAAACTTGAGAAATACGCTCCCTTGGCAGACGCCCTGCGGACAAAAGGCTGCGAGGTCTACACCGACTCTCTGATCGTTggggccctgggtgcctgggacccctgtaatgaacgcGTACTTCGCACCTGTGGGTTGGGCTGTCGCTACGCGCGGCTCATGAGACGCCTAATGGTCTCAGACACTATTCGATGGTCtagagacatttacacagagcacatcaccagCCACCGCCAATACCGAGTGTGA
- the LOC115653440 gene encoding uncharacterized protein LOC115653440 isoform X3: protein MEPLLRAIADGADGFDLHGERVSILAYADDLVLLTDGPERLQGMLNIIGRVADWTGLCFNAKKCASLHADRSRTDSVLTTEFLIQGESVIPLVEGQAYQHLGTPTGFRVQQTPEDTIQEILQDTAKIDASLLAPWQKINALNTFLIPRIAFVLRGSAVAKVPLNKADNAIRQLVKKWMSLPQRASNEFVYIAHRHGGANVPRMGDLCDIAVVTHAFRLLTCPDAMVKNVAMTALRAATAKRIGRAPSDQDVATFLSGSLDGEFAWDRSDMASLWTRARNATRRLGKRLGCRWVWSEERRELGVLVPRIETEGNTIVSPRARGLLEKSLKAAVHTLYVDTLKKKTDQGKAFEVTSKWDSSNHFLPAGSFTRFADWRFIHRARLNCVPLNGAIRNRNPDKRCRKCGYAMETLPHVLCSCRPHARAWQLCHNAVQDRLVKAIVPHLGEIAVNRTIPDTDSPLRPDIVIMDEDRKKIILIDVTIPFENRILALREARARKLEKYAPLADALRTKGCEVYTDSLIVGALGAWDPCNERVLRTCGLGCRYARLMRRLMVSDTIRWSRDIYTEHITSHRQYRV, encoded by the coding sequence ATGGAGCCGCTCCTGCGGGCGATCGCCGATGGTGCAGATGGCTTCGACCTGCACGGCGAGAGGGTGAGCATCTTGGCCTACGCGGATGACCTGGTCCTACTCACAGACGGCCCCGAAAGGCTCCAGGGCATGCTCAACATCATCGGGAGAGTCGCGGACTGGACGGGACTCTGCTTTAACGCCAAGAAGTGTGCGTCCCTCCATGCTGACAGGAGTAGGACAGACTCGGTGCTGACGACGGAATTCCTCATCCAAGGCGAGTCTGTCATCCCCCTGGTGGAGGGGCAGGCGTATCAACACCTCGGCACGCCAACGGGTTTCCGCGTCCAGCAGACCCCCGAGGACACTATCCAGGAGATCCTGCAGGACACCGCCAAGATCGACGCATCCCTGCTGGCGCCGTGGCAGAAAATCAACGCTCTCAACACTTTCCTCATCCCCCGCATCGCCTTTGTCCTGAGAGGATCCGCCGTGGCAAAAGTACCCCTCAACAAAGCGGACAACGCCATCCGGCAGCTGGTTAAGAAGTGGATGTCCCTAccccagagagccagcaacgAGTTCGTCTACATCGCTCACAGGCATGGTGGCGCCAATGTCCCTCGCATGGGAGACCTCTGCGACATCGCGGTCGTCACGCACGCCTTCCGCCTCCTGACTTGCCCGGATGCCATGGTAAAGAACGTGGCAATGACCGCCCTGCGCGCCGCCACCGCGAAGCGAATAGGCAGAGCTCCTTCCGACCAAGATGTGGCCACCTTCCTGAGCGGCTCCCTGGACGGCGAATTCGCCTGGGACAGGAGCGACATGGCCTCGCTGTGGACCCGCGCCCGCAACGCCACGCGCCGATTGGGAAAGCGACTGGGCTGCCGCTGGGTGTGGAGCGAGGAACGgcgggagctgggagtcctggtacCACGGATCGAGACAGAGGGTAACACCATCGTCAGCCCCAGAGCTAGAGGCTTGCTGGAGAAGTCCTTGAAGGCTGCCGTCCACACGCTCTATGTGGACACCCTGAAGAAAAAAAcggaccagggcaaggccttcgaggtcaccagcaagtgggactccagcaaccacttcctccctgcGGGCAGCTTCACCCGATTTGCCGACTGGCGCTTCATACACCGCGCCCGACTGAACTGCGTGCCACTCAATGGAGCCATCCGCAACAGGAACCcggacaagcgctgcaggaagtgtgggtaTGCCATGGAGACCCTCCCCCACGTCCTGTGTAGCTGCaggccccatgccagagcctggcagctgtgccacaacGCCGTCCAGGACCGCCTAGTGAAGGCCATCGTCCCTCACCTGGGAGAGATCGCTGTCAACCGCACCATCCCCGACACTGACAGCCCACTGCGCCCGGACATCGTCATCATGGACGAGGAccggaaaaagatcatcctcatcGATGTGACGATCCCGTTCGAGAACAGGATCTTGGCTTTGCGTGAAGCCCGAGCCCGCAAACTTGAGAAATACGCTCCCTTGGCAGACGCCCTGCGGACAAAAGGCTGCGAGGTCTACACCGACTCTCTGATCGTTggggccctgggtgcctgggacccctgtaatgaacgcGTACTTCGCACCTGTGGGTTGGGCTGTCGCTACGCGCGGCTCATGAGACGCCTAATGGTCTCAGACACTATTCGATGGTCtagagacatttacacagagcacatcaccagCCACCGCCAATACCGAGTGTGA